A genomic window from Streptococcus sanguinis includes:
- the rsmB gene encoding 16S rRNA (cytosine(967)-C(5))-methyltransferase RsmB yields the protein MESKQKTARWQALEILEEVFEEGAYSNIAINRALSQSLLSQADKGLVTELVYGTVARKITLEWYLSNLIEDRDKLNNWLYILLMLSLYQMLYLDKIPQHAAVHEAVEIAKIRKRGSEKFVNALLRRIEREGVADFKTIKRKNKRYSIQYSLPVWLVKDLIEEYGEERALAIFASLFVRSKASIRVTDMSRKAELRQLLGAEDSLLSPSALVKKQGHFAGHHLFESGTITIQDESSQLVAPALAIEGEEQILDACSAPGGKTVHMASYLTSGHITALDLYDHKLELVEENAKRLGLADKITTKKLDATKVFETFGPDAFDKILVDAPCSGIGLIRRKPDIKYNKENADFENLQKIQLDILDSVCQSLRKGGIIAYSTCTIMAKENFEVVEKFLASHPNFEQVLLDHERKDIVKDGCILITPELYESDGFFISQFRKISE from the coding sequence TTGGAAAGTAAGCAAAAAACGGCCCGTTGGCAGGCCTTGGAAATTTTGGAAGAAGTTTTTGAAGAAGGAGCCTATTCCAATATCGCCATAAACCGAGCTCTGAGTCAAAGCCTACTGAGTCAAGCAGATAAAGGTCTGGTAACAGAGCTGGTTTACGGCACAGTTGCTCGGAAAATCACTCTGGAGTGGTATCTTTCTAACCTGATTGAGGATAGGGACAAATTAAATAACTGGCTCTACATTCTGCTTATGCTCAGTCTGTACCAGATGCTCTATCTGGATAAAATCCCTCAGCATGCAGCTGTTCATGAGGCTGTTGAAATTGCGAAAATCCGTAAGCGCGGCAGCGAGAAATTTGTCAATGCCTTGTTACGCAGGATTGAGCGTGAGGGTGTAGCTGATTTTAAAACGATCAAGCGCAAAAACAAGCGCTATTCGATCCAGTATTCTCTGCCGGTCTGGCTGGTCAAAGACCTGATAGAAGAGTATGGCGAAGAAAGAGCCCTAGCTATCTTTGCCAGTCTCTTTGTCCGCAGTAAGGCTAGTATTCGCGTGACAGATATGTCGCGCAAGGCAGAGCTTCGCCAGCTTTTAGGGGCTGAGGACTCGCTCTTATCTCCGTCAGCCTTGGTTAAGAAACAGGGGCATTTTGCTGGGCATCACCTTTTTGAAAGCGGAACGATTACGATTCAGGATGAGTCTAGCCAGCTTGTGGCTCCTGCTCTGGCCATCGAAGGAGAGGAGCAGATTCTGGATGCCTGCAGTGCACCGGGGGGCAAGACTGTCCACATGGCTTCCTATCTGACGAGCGGCCACATTACAGCCTTGGACCTCTACGATCATAAGTTAGAGCTCGTAGAAGAAAATGCAAAACGGCTGGGCTTGGCAGATAAAATCACTACTAAAAAGCTAGACGCAACCAAGGTATTTGAGACTTTTGGCCCAGATGCTTTCGATAAAATCCTGGTGGACGCTCCTTGCTCTGGTATTGGCTTAATTCGCCGCAAACCAGATATAAAATATAATAAAGAAAATGCAGATTTTGAGAATTTACAAAAAATTCAGCTAGATATACTAGACAGCGTTTGTCAAAGTCTACGTAAAGGTGGTATAATAGCTTATAGTACTTGCACGATTATGGCCAAAGAGAATTTTGAGGTTGTCGAAAAATTTTTGGCCAGTCATCCGAATTTTGAGCAAGTCTTATTAGATCATGAAAGAAAAGATATCGTCAAAGACGGCTGTATCTTGATTACGCCGGAATTATATGAAAGCGACGGATTTTTTATCAGTCAATTTAGGAAGATATCGGAATAA
- a CDS encoding Stp1/IreP family PP2C-type Ser/Thr phosphatase, whose protein sequence is MEISLLTDVGQKRTNNQDYANLFVNRAGKTLIILADGMGGHRAGNIASEMAVTDLGAAWVDTQIDSVNQVREWFAEHLEEENQRIHQFGQDEEYKGMGTTLEALAIIDNQAIYAHIGDSRIGLIRGDEYRQLTNDHSLVNALLKAGQITPEEAERHPQKNIITQSIGQKDEVQPDYGMITLEDGDYLLLNSDGLTNMISDSEICDIVTSDISLSEKTQTLIRFANNAGGLDNITVALVRFDKEDKA, encoded by the coding sequence ATGGAAATTTCATTATTAACAGATGTTGGTCAAAAGCGTACAAATAACCAAGATTATGCCAATCTTTTTGTGAATCGGGCGGGCAAGACCCTGATCATCTTGGCAGATGGTATGGGCGGTCACAGAGCTGGAAACATTGCCAGCGAAATGGCTGTGACAGACTTAGGAGCTGCCTGGGTTGATACACAGATTGATTCGGTGAATCAAGTACGTGAATGGTTTGCGGAGCATTTGGAAGAGGAAAATCAGCGCATTCATCAATTTGGTCAAGATGAAGAATACAAGGGCATGGGCACGACTTTGGAAGCCTTGGCTATCATTGATAATCAAGCCATCTATGCCCATATCGGCGATTCTCGCATTGGCTTGATCCGCGGTGATGAATACCGCCAGCTGACTAATGATCACTCGCTTGTTAATGCTTTATTGAAAGCTGGACAGATTACTCCAGAAGAAGCAGAGCGTCATCCGCAGAAGAATATCATTACCCAGTCTATTGGTCAAAAAGACGAAGTACAGCCTGACTATGGCATGATTACCTTGGAAGATGGTGACTACCTTCTGCTCAACAGTGATGGTCTGACTAATATGATTTCAGACAGTGAAATTTGTGACATTGTCACCAGCGACATCAGCCTGTCTGAAAAAACACAAACCTTAATTCGCTTTGCCAACAATGCTGGAGGACTGGATAACATCACAGTTGCTCTGGTTCGCTTTGACAAGGAGGATAAGGCATGA
- the pknB gene encoding Stk1 family PASTA domain-containing Ser/Thr kinase translates to MIQIGKIFAGRYKIIKQIGRGGMADVYLAKDLILDGEEVAVKVLRTNYQTDPIAVARFQREAKAMADLDHPHIVRITDIGEEDGQQYLAMEYVAGLDLKRYIKENSPISNEEAVRIMGQILLAMRLAHTRGIVHRDLKPQNVLLTPDGNAKVTDFGIAVAFAETSLTQTNSMLGSVHYLSPEQARGSKATVQSDIYAMGIIFYEMLTGHIPYDGDSAVTIALQHFQKPLPSIISENPNVPQALENVVIKATAKKLTDRYQSVAEMYVDLSSSLSYERRNEKKLVFDDVAKADTKTLPKISPVPQPAVPPVKPTPAKTEADEIKEETSDAVKKAPKKRRLRTRYKVLFFAILLVLAAFVVLLYNSPSNTSVPDVSGQTVAEARSAIEAKKLVVGEEKEEYSDNVESGKVIKTDPQANSQRREGSKIDLIISKGPKTFVMEDYVGQAKSAVVENLKTNYNVSEKLIEIVEEESDEYEPGQVIRQSPAAGSTYDLTSNHKIKLTVAKAVTSVAMPDFGSMQYTYANARSYLIQMGISSSRIERVVDRSVTSTQADLVTSQSPAAGQTIDLKSNEKITLYVTEATTPSSSSSSSSSSSSKSSSSSDDESHSSSSSSSEHQ, encoded by the coding sequence ATGATTCAAATCGGCAAAATCTTTGCCGGGCGATATAAAATCATCAAGCAGATTGGCCGCGGAGGCATGGCAGATGTCTATCTGGCCAAGGACTTGATTTTGGATGGTGAGGAAGTTGCGGTAAAGGTTCTTAGGACCAATTACCAGACAGATCCTATTGCTGTTGCACGCTTCCAGCGGGAAGCCAAGGCGATGGCTGACTTGGACCATCCGCACATCGTTCGGATTACTGATATTGGAGAAGAAGACGGCCAGCAGTATCTGGCTATGGAATACGTGGCAGGTCTTGACCTCAAGCGCTATATCAAAGAGAATTCTCCGATTTCAAATGAAGAAGCAGTCAGAATCATGGGACAAATCTTGCTGGCGATGCGCTTGGCGCATACACGCGGTATTGTCCATCGTGACCTGAAACCACAAAATGTCCTCTTGACCCCAGATGGCAATGCCAAGGTAACAGACTTTGGGATTGCGGTGGCCTTTGCGGAGACAAGTCTGACTCAGACTAACTCAATGCTAGGCTCAGTTCATTATCTATCGCCTGAGCAGGCACGTGGCTCTAAAGCAACTGTTCAGAGTGATATTTATGCGATGGGGATTATTTTTTATGAGATGCTGACTGGTCATATCCCTTATGATGGGGATAGTGCCGTTACGATTGCCCTGCAGCATTTCCAAAAGCCGCTGCCATCCATCATTTCTGAAAATCCTAATGTGCCTCAGGCCTTGGAAAATGTCGTCATTAAGGCAACAGCCAAAAAACTGACGGATCGCTATCAGTCGGTTGCAGAGATGTATGTTGATTTGTCCAGCAGCTTATCCTATGAGCGCCGTAATGAAAAGAAATTAGTCTTTGATGATGTAGCGAAAGCAGACACCAAGACCTTGCCAAAAATCTCACCTGTACCTCAGCCAGCAGTTCCACCTGTTAAGCCAACTCCGGCTAAAACGGAAGCGGATGAAATTAAGGAAGAGACATCTGATGCGGTTAAGAAAGCTCCAAAGAAACGCCGTTTGAGAACGCGTTACAAGGTTCTTTTCTTTGCTATCCTATTGGTTTTGGCCGCCTTTGTCGTCCTTCTCTATAACAGCCCGTCCAACACCAGCGTGCCAGATGTTTCTGGCCAGACTGTAGCAGAGGCTCGCTCCGCTATTGAAGCTAAGAAGCTGGTTGTCGGAGAGGAAAAGGAAGAATACAGCGACAATGTCGAATCCGGCAAAGTCATTAAAACTGATCCACAGGCCAACAGTCAGCGCCGCGAAGGCAGCAAGATTGACCTGATTATCTCCAAGGGACCCAAGACCTTTGTCATGGAAGATTATGTCGGTCAGGCAAAATCAGCCGTAGTTGAAAATCTGAAAACAAACTATAATGTTTCTGAGAAATTGATTGAGATTGTTGAGGAGGAATCGGACGAGTACGAGCCAGGTCAGGTCATTCGCCAGTCTCCGGCAGCTGGTTCGACCTATGATTTGACTTCTAATCATAAGATCAAGCTGACAGTGGCGAAAGCAGTGACTAGTGTGGCCATGCCTGACTTTGGCAGCATGCAGTACACCTACGCTAATGCACGTTCTTACTTGATTCAAATGGGAATTTCTTCGTCTCGAATTGAGCGAGTTGTTGACCGTTCGGTCACTTCGACTCAGGCAGACTTGGTAACTTCCCAGTCACCAGCGGCAGGTCAGACAATTGACCTCAAGTCTAATGAAAAAATCACTCTTTATGTGACTGAAGCAACGACACCATCATCATCTAGCTCGTCATCCTCATCTAGCAGTTCAAAGAGCAGTTCATCGTCTGATGATGAAAGTCATTCTAGTAGTTCTAGTTCTTCAGAACATCAATGA
- a CDS encoding transporter, translated as MWKVQLFVFVEIVLLSMALVTMLAADFSRVVIILVLFLLLLYYYFGKQKGNFLLVASMIMLFFIIMLNPYVIAALLFALVYGMIVAYPYIYKENQETHLVYEEDVEIQSEKNRWLGDLQHFSKDSCQFHDINLLRIVGKDTIHLEDVILVNHDNVIVIRKGFGDTKIIVPLDVEIQLQINTLYGELNFLHHPSRKLRNETISLTTPDYKRANKTVKIVLVSFLGNVEVVRK; from the coding sequence ATGTGGAAGGTTCAATTATTTGTCTTTGTTGAAATAGTCTTATTATCCATGGCATTGGTTACCATGTTGGCAGCTGATTTTTCACGAGTTGTCATTATCTTGGTCCTTTTTTTGCTGCTGCTCTATTATTACTTCGGCAAGCAAAAAGGGAATTTTCTGCTGGTTGCTTCCATGATTATGCTGTTTTTCATTATTATGCTCAATCCCTACGTCATTGCTGCCCTTTTATTTGCGCTTGTTTATGGGATGATTGTGGCCTACCCTTATATCTATAAGGAAAATCAAGAAACCCATCTCGTTTACGAAGAAGATGTGGAAATTCAGAGTGAAAAAAATCGCTGGTTGGGGGACCTGCAGCATTTTTCTAAGGACAGCTGCCAATTCCACGATATCAATCTTTTGCGTATCGTTGGGAAAGACACCATTCATTTGGAAGACGTGATTTTGGTCAACCATGATAATGTCATTGTCATTCGAAAGGGGTTTGGCGATACCAAGATTATTGTGCCACTGGATGTGGAAATTCAGCTGCAAATCAATACTCTTTACGGGGAGCTGAACTTTCTGCATCATCCATCTCGCAAGCTGCGTAACGAAACCATTTCGCTGACGACACCAGACTATAAACGAGCCAATAAGACAGTGAAGATAGTCCTCGTCAGCTTCTTAGGAAATGTGGAGGTTGTCAGAAAGTGA
- a CDS encoding response regulator transcription factor, with translation MKILLVDDHQMVRLGLKSYLELQDDIAEVSEAVNGKEGVEQALASRPDVIIMDIVMPEMNGIEATLAILKEWPEAKILILTSYLDNEKIYPVLDAGAHGYMLKTSSAEEILRAVKKVAKGEFAIETEVSKKVEYHRNHIELHEDLTARERDILGLLAKGYENQRIADELFISLKTVKTHVSNILSKLEVSDRTQAVVYAFQHHLVPQEDF, from the coding sequence ATGAAGATATTGTTAGTGGATGACCACCAGATGGTCAGATTGGGATTGAAAAGTTATCTGGAACTGCAAGATGATATAGCAGAAGTATCTGAAGCAGTCAATGGTAAAGAAGGAGTTGAGCAGGCTTTGGCAAGTCGTCCGGATGTGATTATCATGGATATCGTCATGCCTGAGATGAATGGGATTGAAGCGACACTGGCCATTTTAAAGGAGTGGCCGGAAGCAAAGATTCTGATTTTGACTTCTTATCTGGATAATGAAAAAATCTATCCTGTTCTGGATGCAGGCGCTCATGGATACATGCTCAAGACTTCTAGCGCTGAAGAAATTCTCCGTGCTGTCAAAAAAGTGGCCAAGGGAGAATTTGCCATTGAAACAGAGGTCAGTAAGAAAGTGGAGTATCATCGTAACCATATCGAGCTCCATGAGGATTTGACCGCTCGTGAGCGTGATATTTTAGGGCTGTTAGCCAAGGGTTATGAGAATCAACGGATTGCAGATGAGCTTTTTATTTCCCTCAAAACGGTCAAGACTCATGTCTCAAACATCCTGTCTAAACTGGAAGTGAGCGACCGTACTCAGGCAGTTGTTTATGCTTTTCAGCACCATCTTGTCCCACAAGAAGACTTTTAA
- a CDS encoding bifunctional Cof-type HAD-IIB family hydrolase/peptidylprolyl isomerase, which produces MDAKLKYKAKKIKIVFFDIDDTLRVKDTGFIPDSIQTVFKQLKDKGILTGIASGRGMFGVVPELRALQPDFFVTLNGAYVEDSKGKVISQTVIPSDRVTSYIAWAQEEGIDYGLVGSHGAALSNRNSLISEAIDVVYPDLPVNPDFHLDKDIYQLWTFEDRGDSLQLPEALAEHLRLVRWHPHSSDVVPTEGSKAAGVSKVVEHLGLKPENVMVFGDGLNDLELFDYAGIGIAMGVSHEELRKRADYITKTVEEDGIFAALEELGMVEKELHFPQVELAAAEGPKATIKTNHGNMKIQLFPEQAPKTVANFIGLAKEGYYDGVIFHRIIQDFMIQGGDPTGTGMGGQSIYGEKFEDEFSPELYNIRGALSMANAGPNTNGSQFFIVQNKDLPYSAKELSRGGWPEAIAEVYASQGGTPHLDRRHTVFGQLADEASYQVLDKIAAVETGAMDKPVEDVVIETIEVED; this is translated from the coding sequence ATGGACGCAAAATTAAAGTATAAGGCAAAAAAGATAAAAATTGTCTTTTTCGATATAGATGATACCCTGCGGGTCAAGGATACAGGTTTTATCCCAGACTCTATCCAGACAGTTTTCAAGCAGTTGAAGGACAAAGGGATTTTGACGGGTATTGCGTCTGGACGAGGAATGTTTGGTGTCGTGCCGGAGCTGAGAGCTTTGCAGCCAGACTTTTTCGTTACTCTGAACGGAGCCTATGTCGAAGACAGCAAAGGAAAGGTGATTTCTCAGACGGTTATCCCATCCGATAGAGTGACATCCTATATTGCTTGGGCTCAGGAGGAAGGGATTGACTATGGTCTGGTCGGCAGCCATGGAGCAGCCTTGTCCAATCGAAATTCTCTGATTTCAGAGGCCATTGATGTGGTTTATCCAGATTTGCCTGTAAATCCAGACTTTCATTTAGACAAGGATATTTATCAGCTTTGGACCTTTGAAGATAGAGGAGATAGCCTGCAGCTGCCAGAGGCGTTAGCGGAGCATCTGCGTTTGGTTCGCTGGCATCCTCATTCGTCAGATGTTGTACCGACAGAAGGTTCCAAGGCAGCCGGAGTTTCCAAGGTTGTCGAACATCTGGGCTTGAAACCTGAAAATGTCATGGTTTTTGGCGACGGACTCAATGATTTAGAATTGTTTGACTATGCAGGAATTGGCATTGCCATGGGCGTTTCCCATGAGGAACTGCGAAAAAGAGCAGATTATATTACAAAAACAGTAGAAGAAGACGGTATTTTTGCCGCTTTAGAGGAGTTAGGTATGGTAGAAAAAGAATTACATTTTCCGCAAGTAGAACTTGCAGCAGCAGAAGGTCCAAAAGCGACTATCAAGACTAATCATGGGAACATGAAAATTCAGCTGTTTCCAGAACAGGCACCAAAAACAGTTGCTAACTTTATTGGACTTGCTAAAGAAGGATACTATGACGGTGTGATTTTCCACCGCATTATTCAGGACTTTATGATTCAGGGTGGTGATCCTACTGGTACCGGTATGGGCGGTCAGTCTATCTATGGCGAGAAATTTGAAGATGAGTTTTCACCTGAGTTATACAATATTCGTGGGGCTCTTTCCATGGCAAATGCTGGGCCGAATACTAACGGCAGTCAATTCTTCATTGTTCAAAATAAAGATCTTCCTTATTCAGCTAAGGAATTGAGCCGCGGCGGCTGGCCTGAAGCTATCGCTGAAGTCTATGCCAGCCAGGGAGGAACACCGCATTTGGATCGGCGCCACACTGTCTTTGGTCAGCTGGCTGATGAAGCCTCCTATCAAGTTTTGGACAAGATTGCAGCTGTTGAGACGGGTGCGATGGACAAGCCGGTGGAAGATGTTGTGATTGAGACAATTGAGGTAGAAGACTGA
- a CDS encoding S1 RNA-binding domain-containing protein has protein sequence MKIGDKLKGKITGIQPYGAFVELENGTIGLIHISEIRPGYIENIHDSVKIGQQVLVQVVDYDEFSGKSSLSMRTLEEEKHRLPRRHRFSNDRCKIGFEPLGRQLPIWIKEAKKFLKEEKV, from the coding sequence ATGAAAATCGGTGATAAATTAAAAGGCAAAATCACTGGGATTCAGCCTTATGGAGCTTTTGTTGAGCTAGAAAACGGAACGATTGGCCTGATTCATATTTCAGAAATTCGTCCGGGTTATATTGAAAATATCCATGATAGCGTAAAGATTGGCCAGCAAGTCTTGGTACAGGTTGTGGACTATGATGAATTTTCTGGGAAGTCCAGTCTATCCATGCGGACCCTAGAAGAAGAAAAGCACCGCCTTCCTAGACGCCACCGCTTTTCAAACGACCGCTGTAAAATTGGTTTTGAGCCTTTAGGCAGACAGCTGCCTATCTGGATCAAAGAGGCAAAAAAATTCTTAAAAGAAGAAAAGGTTTAA
- the cysK gene encoding cysteine synthase A encodes MSRIYQNITELIGQTPIVKLNNLVPEGAAEVYVKLEAFNPGSSVKDRIALSMIEAAERDGLIKPGDTIVEATSGNTGIGLSWVGAAKGYKVVIVMPETMSVERRKIIQAYGAELVLTPGSEGMKGAIAKAQEIAQERNGWLPLQFNNPANPEVHERTTGAEIIAAFGETGLDAFVGGVGTGGTISGVSHALKKVNPNIQTYAVEADESAILSGEKPGPHKIQGLSAGFIPETLDTAAYDGIVRVTSDQALEFGRYIGGQEGFLVGISSAAAIFAAIEVAKKLGAGKKVLALAPDNGERYLSTALYEFDA; translated from the coding sequence ATGTCACGTATTTATCAAAATATTACAGAATTAATTGGGCAAACTCCCATTGTCAAATTGAACAACTTGGTTCCAGAAGGAGCCGCTGAGGTTTATGTGAAGTTAGAAGCTTTCAATCCTGGCTCTTCTGTTAAAGATCGGATTGCTCTCAGCATGATTGAGGCGGCTGAACGCGATGGCCTTATCAAGCCTGGCGATACTATCGTTGAAGCAACCAGCGGAAATACCGGTATTGGTCTTTCTTGGGTCGGTGCAGCCAAAGGCTACAAGGTTGTCATCGTTATGCCAGAGACCATGAGTGTGGAGCGTCGCAAGATTATTCAAGCCTATGGGGCAGAGCTAGTTTTGACTCCGGGTAGCGAGGGAATGAAAGGTGCTATTGCAAAAGCACAAGAAATCGCCCAAGAACGAAATGGCTGGCTGCCGCTGCAGTTTAACAACCCGGCCAATCCAGAGGTTCACGAACGAACAACAGGAGCAGAAATCATCGCTGCTTTCGGTGAAACTGGACTGGATGCCTTTGTTGGCGGTGTCGGAACTGGTGGAACTATTTCCGGTGTATCTCACGCCCTCAAAAAAGTTAATCCGAACATCCAAACCTACGCAGTTGAAGCAGACGAATCTGCTATCCTTTCTGGTGAGAAGCCAGGTCCTCACAAAATCCAAGGACTTTCAGCTGGATTCATTCCAGAGACCTTAGATACAGCAGCCTATGATGGGATTGTCCGCGTAACTTCTGATCAAGCACTGGAATTCGGACGCTATATTGGCGGTCAGGAAGGCTTCTTAGTGGGGATTTCATCTGCTGCTGCTATTTTCGCAGCTATTGAAGTAGCGAAAAAACTAGGAGCTGGCAAGAAAGTCCTTGCTCTGGCACCTGATAACGGCGAACGCTACCTGTCTACCGCTCTCTATGAATTTGATGCTTAG
- a CDS encoding YigZ family protein — protein MEFKTIKEDGLVQEEIKKSRFICHVKRVYSEEEARAFIATIKKEHYKATHNCSAFIIGEKSDIKRTSDDGEPSGTAGVPMLGVLEKHDLTNLCVVVTRYFGGIKLGAGGLIRAYAGSVALAIKEIGLVEIKEQAGLRLKLSYSQYQDFANFLKAENLAEYDTEFTDTVSTLLFVDKGEGELLKDKLTEFFKGKLEMVDQGLRQVEVPLTF, from the coding sequence ATGGAATTTAAGACAATTAAAGAAGATGGCCTGGTTCAAGAGGAAATTAAAAAATCCCGCTTTATCTGCCATGTGAAAAGAGTTTACTCCGAGGAAGAGGCTCGCGCTTTTATAGCTACTATAAAAAAAGAACATTACAAGGCTACCCATAACTGCTCTGCCTTTATCATTGGAGAAAAGAGCGATATTAAGCGGACCAGTGATGATGGGGAGCCCAGCGGAACAGCCGGAGTCCCTATGCTGGGAGTCTTAGAGAAGCACGACTTGACCAATCTTTGCGTTGTGGTTACTCGCTATTTTGGCGGTATTAAACTAGGAGCTGGCGGTCTGATTCGAGCTTATGCCGGCAGTGTTGCTCTGGCTATTAAGGAGATTGGACTGGTTGAAATAAAAGAACAGGCTGGCCTGCGCCTAAAACTGTCTTACAGCCAATATCAGGATTTTGCGAATTTTCTCAAGGCAGAAAATCTTGCTGAATACGATACTGAATTTACTGATACTGTCTCCACTCTTCTTTTCGTTGACAAAGGTGAAGGAGAACTGCTCAAAGATAAACTGACTGAGTTTTTTAAGGGCAAATTGGAGATGGTGGATCAAGGACTGCGCCAAGTAGAAGTCCCCTTGACGTTTTGA